Proteins from a single region of Chromobacterium sp. ATCC 53434:
- a CDS encoding putative 2-aminoethylphosphonate ABC transporter permease subunit: MLSLAWKMARSANRESSAATALVWTLVAALALALGLPLLSILGKSVLTTDGDFAGLANFASVLDSPGLMRAAGNSLLLATTVSALVVPLAFAFAWALRRSRAWGRGLFRQIALAPLLAPSLMPAISLVYLFGNQGLLKDWLHGGSVYGFWGVALGEAFYTFPYALMILSVALSAADARLYEAARTLGAGPLRQFLTVTLPGARYGLVSSALVVFTVVITDFGVPKVVGGDCNVLAVEAYKQVVGQQNFPRGGVVGLMLLLPAVLSFFIERAMARRQQAALTARAVWYVPAPDWRRDAAATALLALISLPLLALLGMGVAASFIQYWPYDLSFTLAHYRFDDVDGGGWGSYFNSLGMAAATAVIGSALVFLGAYACDKLKAAPLGRALLRFLAMLPMAVPGLVLGLGYVFFFNHPANPLNALYGGMALMVACTIAHFYTTAHLTVAASLGQLDGEFEAVAASLKVPFWTTLRRVTLPVCLPALLDVARFLFVSAMTTLSALIFIISPGKGLAAVAIVTMDDAGDTAAAAAMATLIALTSGAAWLLALGLERALARRHQRWRRGGEAKR, encoded by the coding sequence CATCGGCGGCGACGGCGCTGGTGTGGACGCTGGTGGCCGCGTTGGCGCTGGCGTTGGGCCTGCCCTTGCTGTCCATCCTGGGCAAGTCGGTGTTGACGACGGACGGCGACTTCGCCGGCCTCGCCAACTTCGCCTCGGTGCTGGATTCCCCCGGTCTGATGCGCGCGGCAGGCAACAGCCTGCTGCTGGCGACGACGGTGTCGGCGCTGGTGGTGCCGCTGGCCTTCGCCTTCGCCTGGGCGCTGCGCCGCAGCCGGGCCTGGGGGCGCGGCCTGTTTCGCCAGATCGCGCTGGCGCCGCTGCTGGCGCCGTCGCTGATGCCGGCGATCTCGCTGGTCTATCTGTTCGGCAATCAGGGCCTGCTGAAGGACTGGCTGCACGGCGGCAGCGTCTACGGCTTCTGGGGCGTGGCGCTGGGCGAGGCCTTCTACACCTTCCCGTACGCGCTGATGATACTGTCGGTGGCGCTGTCGGCCGCCGACGCCCGCCTGTACGAGGCGGCCAGGACGCTGGGCGCCGGTCCCTTGCGCCAGTTCCTGACCGTCACGCTGCCGGGGGCGCGTTACGGCCTGGTGTCGTCGGCGCTGGTGGTGTTCACCGTGGTGATCACCGATTTCGGCGTGCCCAAGGTGGTCGGCGGCGATTGCAATGTGCTGGCGGTGGAGGCGTACAAGCAGGTGGTGGGGCAGCAGAACTTCCCGCGCGGCGGGGTGGTAGGGCTGATGCTGTTGCTGCCAGCGGTGCTGTCCTTCTTCATCGAGCGCGCGATGGCCCGGCGCCAGCAGGCGGCGCTGACCGCCAGGGCGGTGTGGTATGTGCCGGCGCCGGACTGGCGGCGCGACGCGGCGGCCACCGCGCTGCTGGCGCTGATCTCGCTGCCGCTGTTGGCGCTGCTGGGCATGGGCGTGGCCGCCTCCTTCATCCAGTACTGGCCGTACGATCTGTCGTTCACGCTGGCGCACTACCGCTTCGACGATGTCGACGGCGGCGGCTGGGGTTCTTATTTCAACAGCCTGGGCATGGCGGCTGCGACCGCGGTGATCGGCAGCGCGCTGGTCTTTCTCGGCGCCTATGCCTGCGACAAGCTGAAGGCGGCGCCGCTGGGCCGCGCGTTGCTGCGTTTCCTGGCGATGCTGCCGATGGCGGTGCCGGGCCTGGTGCTGGGCCTGGGCTATGTGTTTTTCTTCAATCATCCGGCCAATCCGCTGAACGCGCTGTATGGCGGCATGGCGCTGATGGTGGCCTGCACCATCGCCCACTTCTACACCACGGCGCACCTGACCGTCGCCGCGTCGCTGGGCCAGCTGGACGGCGAGTTCGAGGCGGTGGCGGCCTCGCTGAAGGTGCCGTTCTGGACCACGCTGCGTCGGGTGACGCTGCCGGTCTGCCTGCCGGCCCTGCTGGACGTCGCGCGCTTCCTCTTCGTGTCGGCGATGACCACGCTGTCGGCGCTGATCTTCATCATCAGCCCGGGCAAGGGCCTGGCGGCGGTGGCCATCGTGACGATGGACGATGCCGGCGACACCGCGGCGGCGGCGGCGATGGCGACGCTGATCGCGCTGACCTCCGGCGCGGCCTGGCTGCTGGCGCTGGGACTGGAACGGGCGTTGGCGCGGCGCCACCAGCGCTGGCGGCGCGGCGGCGAAGCGAAACGCTGA